CGTCCATTCTCCGTTCTCAATCCATTGCTGAAGTGCCAGGTGAGCAACGGAGCCAGCATTGCCAAGAACCTGCGCCGACGGTCTAGCGGGCTCGTTGGCGGGCACCGCCGAGAGAGGGCAGCTCAACAGACGCCAGGCGGCTGTGGATGACCACCATTGCGGCAACTCGTCTGCCCCTTTCACGTGCCTACTAGGTCGGAGTCAGAGATGAGCTTGAGTACCCGGCGGGGGTCCCGGTCGAGCGTGAAGGAGTCGACGAAGACAACTCCGTCCAGACCCTCTTCGGATGCTTCGATCTCAGCCATCGCCTCGGCAAGGCGGGGAGCGATGAGGGTTTCCTCGGACGCTTCGAATGGATGACGGGCGACCACAGCGAACGATCCTTCACTGGGGCTGTCGAAGCGTGCAGCGGAGACGGTGCTGCTGATGGGCGCCGCATTGTAGGCCCGCGCCCAGCTCTCGATAGCAGCAGCCTCCGCCGCAGTATCGATGCTCAAGGGCTTGCCTTGAAGAAGCCCAAACAGGTCTCTGGCAAGCCGCCAGTCGAGCAGTGCGTGATATGCCATGTTGCCGTAGTCACGCAAGCAGCGGTAGCAGGAGGAGCTGCAGGCAGCTGCGTGGGATGGATCCTCCAATTCCGTGAGGTAGTCGGCGGTCGAGTCGAGGAACTCGGGCAGGAAACCCGATGAGCCGAGGTGGGTGCTGAACCCGGCTCCGTTCTCGAGGGTGTCGGCCAGGAAGGCAAAGGTGGCCGGAGCCCCGCTCGTCGTGCCGGAGTAGATGCCTGCGGCGAGTTCAAGGGGCTGGATGTCGAGCGCCGCAGAAGCGACGGTGCGCAGCAGGAAGGCGAATGAGTACCACCCGGCGCGGCGGCTGTCAGAGACTTCCTGAGCGCCGTATGGCTGGCGGACGCCTGAGACGAGATTGAGACGGAGTCCCGAACTGGGAATCGTGGGAGCGGCGGCCCCGGCGAAGAGGAAGTCGGTGTGCTGTACGGCGCCGAGGGCAACGCTGATCGGGTCTCCGGCGGCGGAGGAGGGATGGAGTAGCCCAGCTTCGATGGCGCGCGTGGAGACATAGCCGCCCCACTCCGGGGCTCCAGGAGCTGCCCCGCGGAGGCTGAAGCACTGGCCGCCGTTGTCGTTGATGACATAGCGGGAGCCGGGGCCGGCGAGGAAGATGGCTTGGCCGGGAGTCTGTGGGGTGAGGGCATCCATGTCGGTCATGGCTCTTGCGGCCATGGCGCGGGGGCTCCAGGAGAAGTTGCCATCGAAATCAGTTCCACGCGCGCTGCGGAACCCGAGCGGTTCGCGCATCGGGACAGTGGTGTAGAAGCTGGGCCCGGCCCCGCATCTGGGACAGGTATTCGTTGGTTGCCCTCCGGCCTCCTGCTCGCCGAGATACGAGCAGGCACGGCAGATCGACAGCGGTGACTCCGGCCCAAGTGGATCGGGTAGCGGCTGAGGACGAGTGCCCACGGGCTTGAATGCGGTGATCCCGACGACCGGGTAGACGATGCCATCGCGGACCACTTCGCTCATCGGGGCGAATTGGCTTACGGCCATGCTCAAGTCGCGGTCGATGACTCCGGTCGGCGGCCACGGATAGGAACGCCTCGGTCGGCTGAGGTGGAGATAGCGCACTGAGGTGGGAAACCCGAACATGGGGAGGAGGCCGCATTCGGCGAGCAACTGGCTGAGGTCCTCGTGTTTCTGGGTAGCCGCTGCCGCGTCGATCTCGGCCACGAATGTTGAGGCACATCTTGACGCTTCATCGTCGGCGGTGTCGTGGAAAACCGTGCTCCGCGTAAGGGAGCGAGCCGCATCCCGGATTCTGTCTGGGTGTTCCTGGAGCCACTGTTCGAAACGGGGCCGGAGCACCGTCAGCCAGTCCGCGGTCTTCCCGAACGCGCCATGCACGTTGACACTGGGGTCTTCCCCGTCGGTGACGGAAATGATGTCAACGGATGCCTGGCGCAGGATTTCGCTGCGCAGCGAGCGAGCCAAGATTTCTGGCCGGTTCAAGGCAAGATACGGCTTGGGGGTGGGTTCGTTGGTGATGCGATCAGGTCGTTCGAAATAGTACTCGTCGTGGCTGCGGCCGCGGCATACAGTTAGGGCGATCGCAACGGGCGAGTTGCGGCGCCCGGCGCGGCCCACGCGCTGCTGGTAGTTGAACCGAGTAGGGGGCATGTTACCTAGGACGACGGCGGAGAGGGCACCGATGTCCACTCCGGCTTCCATCGTCGTCGTGACGGAGAGAAGGTCGACGGCGTCAGTTAGCTCGTTTTCACCGGAGCCGAGGAATACATTCTGAAACCGTGCTTGACGGGACTGCGCATCGATTCGGTCGGTCTGCCCGGTTAGCTCTGCGGTGTTGATCCGGAACATGCCGTCGCCCCGGGTGGCCTTCCAAGCGTAGTAGTCCTGATCAGCGTCGATCGGGACGGCGGTATCGGGCAAAGGGGCTGAACATTTCGTGCAGTAGCCATTGCCGGTGGTCAAGTGACGGCGGCTGCATTTGGCGCAGGCCCAAGCGCGTCCCTCACCCGTCCGCAGCACTACCGCAGAGGGATCGATCAGATAATCCACGAGAGCCGTGCCCGCCCTCGTGCGCACCTCGTCGTGGACGCTATCGGGACTGACTCCCTCCGCGGCAGCCACGGCCGTCCAGAACTTACGAAGTGTGGGCGTCGGGTTTGGGCGCGGTGTGCGGAGGCGGAAGAATCGGCGCTGGTCGGCGAGGATGCGCAGTGCCGCACGTGCCTGCCCAGTGGCGTGATCGGTCGGCCCGTCAGCGGGGGCAGTGTCGGAGGCTAGAGTCAGCCAACCGAGTCCGAGGGACTCGAAGTCGCGGCCTCCTCCTGAGAACAGCCCTTGCAGCAGTTCCTCTTCGAGAGAGCTGCTGATGTCGTTAAGCAATGCTGTCTGAGGATCAGTAAGGCCGGCCTTGGGCGACGGTGGGCTGACTTGCCAGTTGTAGAGCTGTGACCATGGAATTGCGGGATCTTCGGAAGTCTCCCGGAGGCGGGCATGGGGCCCGCCCGGGTTCATCCCAAGCTTGAGAAGATCGGAAGACACTTCGGCGGCAAGTTCTCGCAACGATGGAGGCGCTGCGAGCCTCCCTTTCAGGCGTTCGGCGTCGGCTGGGCCGGTTCCGGGCTTGCCGTCCCACACCTCGCGGAGCTCGGCGAGTGCGGCGGCATCGCGCTGCTTCAGTCTGTCGAGAGCGGCGAAGGATTCCGGGGATTTCTCATTCTGGAGCACGTGGGCTTCGGCCAATTTGACGTCCTGAGCGGTGCCGCCTGAGGCCGAGAGCCGAGCGTAGAGCAGCTGGCGAAGCAGATCCTGGTAGTGCCGGAGGCCGAGGCCTGCCGAGAGCTTCGCGGCGTCTTGGCGGCTGTCGGTAAAGACTATGAGCTTGCGCTCTGCTTCTCCGAGGTCGTTGGCGAGCTCGGTGGTGAGTACCTGGTTGATCTTTTCGAAACCGGTGCGCATCTGCCGGATCGGTGAACGTTGTGTGGCCGGATCGGTTGGCTTGAGGCGCCCGTTGCGGCCAAACTGGATCTCCCAGTCGTCGCCACAGTTGGGGCACTGCGTCGGGAAGGGGCTGACGGTATCGACCGGACGCTGCAGTTCGCCGGTGGTCTTGTTCCGGGCGATACGGGCGTGGAAGCTCCATCCGGTGAACCCTTCAGCAACGTTGCTGAGTTCGCCGGAGGCGGGGTTAAGCTTGCTCTGCCGGAAGGCGTAAGCGACGGCGTTGCTGTCGCGGTTCCAGAATGG
The Arthrobacter sp. PGP41 genome window above contains:
- a CDS encoding DEAD/DEAH box helicase, producing the protein MRNASTHLDAIQTFEHLRDAYFRYYDTPFGLADARLQEERRALLNRDGGVYREPLIELRPEYESAGHTLAASVAAAGADPDLAEFAGIGLLQGVPSLYRHQEEALAAGVQQGGHMVITAGTGSGKTESFLLPVLSSLLNESRSWTGQGAVPGDWWAGDSNPFVAQRDAETGRKAAVRALVLYPMNALVDDQLIRLRRALDNDSIRAWLDENRNGHRFYFGRYTGATPVTGTRGNNLALGELRRYLRETSRRGARAREIAAQKADDDLRYFVPRLDGAEMRSRWDMLDYPPDILITNYSMLNVMLLRERDGHFFDSTRQWLEDPANVFTLVVDELHTYRGTAGTEVAYLLRTLKHRLGLDARPEQFRVLAASASLDPGRDSDYLHQFFDVNPGTFTFIGGSSITPSTYQTPPPVDPVALAAADATTAADHGRTGGVVDALRGVLHGDGTGAAKTLNQIAQDVFPGTTEDVSERAISKVLAGLAKDPLPGDPKFRAHLFFRNVVGMWACCDPGCPAVSDPQPDRTIGKLYAEPATRCECGGRVLELLYCQNCGDVMLGGFAPEGELQKPAVRTMLLADVPELAKLPDQVSLQRTADNYLVYWPRPESKLTNLDSPFWNRDSNAVAYAFRQSKLNPASGELSNVAEGFTGWSFHARIARNKTTGELQRPVDTVSPFPTQCPNCGDDWEIQFGRNGRLKPTDPATQRSPIRQMRTGFEKINQVLTTELANDLGEAERKLIVFTDSRQDAAKLSAGLGLRHYQDLLRQLLYARLSASGGTAQDVKLAEAHVLQNEKSPESFAALDRLKQRDAAALAELREVWDGKPGTGPADAERLKGRLAAPPSLRELAAEVSSDLLKLGMNPGGPHARLRETSEDPAIPWSQLYNWQVSPPSPKAGLTDPQTALLNDISSSLEEELLQGLFSGGGRDFESLGLGWLTLASDTAPADGPTDHATGQARAALRILADQRRFFRLRTPRPNPTPTLRKFWTAVAAAEGVSPDSVHDEVRTRAGTALVDYLIDPSAVVLRTGEGRAWACAKCSRRHLTTGNGYCTKCSAPLPDTAVPIDADQDYYAWKATRGDGMFRINTAELTGQTDRIDAQSRQARFQNVFLGSGENELTDAVDLLSVTTTMEAGVDIGALSAVVLGNMPPTRFNYQQRVGRAGRRNSPVAIALTVCRGRSHDEYYFERPDRITNEPTPKPYLALNRPEILARSLRSEILRQASVDIISVTDGEDPSVNVHGAFGKTADWLTVLRPRFEQWLQEHPDRIRDAARSLTRSTVFHDTADDEASRCASTFVAEIDAAAATQKHEDLSQLLAECGLLPMFGFPTSVRYLHLSRPRRSYPWPPTGVIDRDLSMAVSQFAPMSEVVRDGIVYPVVGITAFKPVGTRPQPLPDPLGPESPLSICRACSYLGEQEAGGQPTNTCPRCGAGPSFYTTVPMREPLGFRSARGTDFDGNFSWSPRAMAARAMTDMDALTPQTPGQAIFLAGPGSRYVINDNGGQCFSLRGAAPGAPEWGGYVSTRAIEAGLLHPSSAAGDPISVALGAVQHTDFLFAGAAAPTIPSSGLRLNLVSGVRQPYGAQEVSDSRRAGWYSFAFLLRTVASAALDIQPLELAAGIYSGTTSGAPATFAFLADTLENGAGFSTHLGSSGFLPEFLDSTADYLTELEDPSHAAACSSSCYRCLRDYGNMAYHALLDWRLARDLFGLLQGKPLSIDTAAEAAAIESWARAYNAAPISSTVSAARFDSPSEGSFAVVARHPFEASEETLIAPRLAEAMAEIEASEEGLDGVVFVDSFTLDRDPRRVLKLISDSDLVGT